From Salarias fasciatus chromosome 5, fSalaFa1.1, whole genome shotgun sequence, a single genomic window includes:
- the rassf1 gene encoding ras association domain-containing protein 1, translating to MSKCELIELKDLSVNDPIELAAPAGHVVPPPVSPAPHGAYHVVRLVGDSVSIEAPGRHAGEADSGHDFQPDSYTHLAWCDLCGEFIWGLYRQSLRCANCSYTCHARCRPFIQLDCSAHGSLIPEPADFSVESVETDTNVDEQIEIGKQELSAEKIQQRVKEYNAQINSNLYMVDNKDGTYTGFIKVHFQLVRPISLPPPPQSLNPAEDGDPQGGRMKRRTSFYLPKDAAKHLHISSETRVREVIEALLNKFTVVDNPAKFALFERTEKQSQVSMRKLSHDERPLYLRLCAGPSETVLSLVLKENQTGEVNWDAFSFPELRNFLRILQREEEEHVRQIVRRYTLARDMMKQAMARITTPG from the exons ATGTCTAAATGTGAGCTGATTGAGCTGAAGGACCTCAGTGTGAATGACCCCATAGAGCTCGCCGCTCCAGCCGGCCACGTCGTGCCGCCGCCTGTGAGCCCAGCCCCGCACGGCGCCTACCACGTCGTCCGGCTGGTTGGAGACAGCGTCAGCATCGAGGCTCCCGGCCGCCACGCCGGGGAGGCCGACTCGGGTCATGACTTCCAGCCGGACAGCTACACTCATCTGGCCTGGTGCGACCTGTGTGGCGAATTCATCTGGGGTCTCTACAGGCAGAGTTTACGGTGTGCCA aCTGCAGCTACACCTGCCACGCCCGCTGCCGGCCGTTCATCCAGCTGGACTGCAGCGCACATGGGAGTCTGATACCAGAACCTGCAGATTTCTCCGTTGAGTCCGttgaaacagacacaaatgtG GATGAACAGATTGAGATTGGGAAACAGGAGCTGAGTGCTGAAAAGATCCAGCAGAGGGTTAAGGAATACAATGCTCAGATCAACAGTAACCTCTACATGGTGGAC AATAAAGACGGGACCTACACTGGTTTCATCAAGGTCCACTTTCAGTTAGTCCGCCccatctccctccctcctcctcctcagagcctGAACCCGGCGGAAGACGGCGATCCGCAGGGCGGGAGGATGAAGCGGCGCACATCTTTCTACCTCCCCAAAGATGCAGCGAAGCACCTGCACATAAGCTCTGAAACACGGGTACGAGAGGTCATCGAGGCCTTGCTTAATAAATTCACTGTGGTGGACAACCCAGCAAAGTTTGCCTTGTTTGAGCGCACTGAGAAACAAAGTCAAG tgTCCATGCGTAAACTATCTCATGATGAACGTCCTCTGTACCTACGCTTGTGTGCCGGCCCCAGTGAGACTGTCCTCAGTCTGGTGTTGAAAGAAAATCAGACTGGAGAAGTAAAT tGGGATGCCTTTAGCTTTCCGGAGCTGCGCAACTTTCTGCGAATCTTGcagcgtgaggaggaggagcacgtACGACAGATTGTGCGGCGCTACACTCTTGCCAGAGACATGATGAAGCAGGCCATGGCCCGGATAACCACCCCTGGGTGA
- the tusc2b gene encoding tumor suppressor 2, mitochondrial calcium regulator b — protein MGGSGSKSKGVWPFSGSGNVDDSTKDGNEQSLARVRSFPGATPFVFTRRSSMFFDEDGDLAHEFYEETILTKNGRKRATLKRIQKNLRPQGILKLDHPCIHVDFPVVLCEA, from the exons atGGGTGGTAGCGGCTCCAAATCCAAAGGAGTTTGGCCTTTTTCTGGCTCAGGTAATGTGGACGATTCAACCAAAGATGGAAACGAGCAGTCACTGGCAAGAGTTCGAAGTTTCCCGGGTGCAACACCATTTGTGTTTACCAGACGAAG CTCTATGTTCTTCGATGAAGATGGTGACTTGGCACACGAGTTCTATGAAGAAacaattttgacaaaaaatggCCGTAAACGGGCCACGCTGAAAAGGATTCAGAAAAACTTAAGACCTCAG GGAATTCTAAAGCTGGACCACCCGTGCATCCATGTAGATTTCCCAGTTGTCTTGTGTGAAGCCTGA
- the hyal2b gene encoding hyaluronidase-2: MEVMSHCPLTSAGQLVWLTLLVVSTWTALCSADIRQTRWPLYSQKPVLLAWNAPTQECTPRHRVALSLDQFHIVASPNEGFVRQNLTIFYKERLGLYPYYEHGGTAVNGGLPQLASLTQHYEKMPEGVQKYIREPDAKGLAVIDWEEWRPLWIRNWDTKDIYRNKSRVMVAKKNPTWTPEQVGKVAQQDFELWARKFMLDTLKLAKNLRPNQLWGFYLFPDCYNHDYRAGLQNYTGRCPAVEMSRNDQLNWLWMECTALFPSIYMGAALRSTNHGRLFVRNRVKEAMRLASVGSGLARPVFVYTRPTYISQMALLTETDLVSTIGESVALGAAGVIFWGDTSYASSSANCLTLNDYLKGALGRYLLNVSTAAEQCSRELCKSHGRCLRRLQDSDVYLHLSPSTHRISSQGGKLKVTGAPGQAELAAFRTHFQCQCYSGYRGDGCVQKEKGLNRASSVFGTWPLCLLLPLGLLTLLH; this comes from the exons ATGGAGGTGATGTCCCACTGTCCTCTCACCTCGGCTGGCCAGCTGGTGTGGTTGACCCTGCTTGTGGTTTCAACATGGACCGCCTTGTGTTCAGCAGATATAAGGCAGACAAGATGGCCTTTATATTCCCAAAAGCCAGTACTTCTTGCCTGGAACGCACCGACACAGGAATGTACGCCACGACATCGTGTAGCTCTGTCTTTAGATCAGTTTCACATTGTAGCATCTCCCAATGAGGGCTTTGTCCGACAGAATCTCACTATTTTCTATAAGGAACGCCTCGGGTTGTATCCCTATTATGAGCATGGTGGCACTGCGGTGAACGGAGGCCTCCCCCAGCTCGCCAGCCTCACTCAGCACTATGAAAAGATGCCCGAGGGGGTGCAAAAATATATACGAGAGCCTGATGCAAAAGGTTTGGCTGTTATTGACTGGGAGGAGTGGCGTCCACTGTGGATCAGAAATTGGGATACTAAAGATATCTATAGGAATAAATCCCGTGTAATGGTGGCCAAAAAGAACCCGACGTGGACCCCAGAACAGGTGGGGAAAGTGGCGCAGCAAGACTTCGAGCTATGGGCACGAAAATTCATGCTGGACACTTTGAAACTCGCCAAGAATCTGAGGCCCAATCAGCTGTGGGGCTTCTATCTGTTCCCGGATTGTTACAACCACGACTACAGGGCTGGCCTGCAGAACTACACCGGCCGCTGTCCGGCTGTGGAGATGTCTCGCAACGATCAGCTCAACTGGTTGTGGATGGAATGCACGGCGCTCTTCCCGTCCATTTACATGGGCGCCGCGCTCCGCTCCACAAATCACGGGCGGCTCTTCGTGCGAAACAGGGTGAAGGAGGCGATGCGCCTGGCGTCTGTTGGAAGTGGACTCGCTCGCCCTGTTTTTGTTTATACACGGCCCACTTACATCAGTCAGATGGCACTCCTAACTGAG ACTGACTTGGTTTCCACCATCGGAGAGAGCGTCGCGCTTGGAGCTGCAGGGGTCATCTTCTGGGGGGACACCTCCTACGCAAGCAGCAGT GCCAACTGCTTAACCCTGAACGACTACCTGAAGGGAGCACTGGGCCGGTATCTCCTCAACGTGTCCACGGCGGCTGAGCAGTGCAGTCGGGAGCTGTGTAAATCCCACGGCCGCTGCCTTCGCCGACTGCAAGATAGCGACGTGTATCTTCATCTCAGCCCCTCCACGCACAGGATCAGCAGTCAGGGTGGGAAGCTGAAGGTTACAGGAGCGCCCGGCCAAGCTGAGCTGGCTGCTTTCCGTACACACTTCCAGTGCCAGTGCTACAGTGGGTACAGGGGCGACGGCTGCgttcagaaagaaaaagggcTGAATAGAGCTTCCTCTGTCTTTGGGACCTGGCCTCTTTGCCTTTTACTCCCACTTGGcctcctcactctgctgcattGA
- the abhd14a gene encoding protein ABHD14A isoform X1, translating to MLVSTRRKKLQAIVVLHKAASSNDSSSFAFLNVITMIDLRGKMNFLRNRLVVLGLVMLATLLLYLLLPSIRQGNMEPSLEAQKLGLMATSPPPLPSTNITIRTGHLPGEPPLFFREALPVDSTGRQIFPRLQVVLLHGQAFTSKTWEELGTMTLLAVNGYQALAMDLPGYGKSPDSEALKTDQSRVDLLSRFMESLAVQAPVLLSPSMSGHYSIPFLVKNSAQLRGFIPIAPVGTRSVSPQQYQSIQTPTYIVYGALDTNLGAQSHHNLIQLPNHSVLKIEGARHACYMDKPREFHQGLIEFLSILK from the exons ATGCTGGTTTCCaccaggaggaagaagctccaggcTATTGTGGTTTTACATAAGGCAGCCTCATCTAATGACAGCTcctcttttgcttttttgaaTGTCATTACCATG ATCGACCTTCGTGGAAAGATGAATTTCTTGCGCAATCGTCTTGTTGTTCTGGGCCTGGTGATGCTGGCCACCCTGCTGCTGTATCTCCTACTGCCATCCATCCGCCAGGGCAACATGGAGCCTTCTCTTGAAGCTCAGAAGTTGGGGCTGATGgccacctccccccctccacttcCAAGCACCAACATAACTATCCGCACCGGACATCTACCTGGGGAACCGCCTCTGTTTTTCCGAGAGGCGTTGCCAGTCGACAGCACCGGACGGCAGATATTCCCACG GCTGCAGgtggtcctcctccatggccagGCTTTCACATCTAAAACCTGGGAAGAACTTGGTACGATGACCCTGCTGGCAGTTAACGGCTATCAGGCTCTCGCAATGGACCTGCCAG GGTATGGAAAATCACCCGACTCAGAAGCTCTGAAAACCGACCAGAGTCGTGTCGACCTGCTTTCACGGTTCATGGAGTCTCTGGCCGTCCAAGCACCGGTGCTCCTGAGCCCGTCCATGAGCGGACACTACTCCATTCCCTTTCTGGTGAAGAACAGTGCTCAGCTGCGAGGATTCATCCCTATCGCTCCGGTTGGGACCCGGAGCGTGTCCCCTCAGCAGTACCAAAGTATTCAG ACTCCCACTTACATCGTGTACGGAGCCCTGGACACAAACCTGGGCGCCCAGTCTCACCACAACCTCATACAGCTCCCGAACCACTCCGTGCTCAAGATAGAAGGAGCTCGTCACGCCTGCTACATGGACAAACCCAGAGAATTTCACCAAGGACTCATTGAGTTCCTCAGCATACTGAAGTGA
- the abhd14a gene encoding protein ABHD14A isoform X2: MNFLRNRLVVLGLVMLATLLLYLLLPSIRQGNMEPSLEAQKLGLMATSPPPLPSTNITIRTGHLPGEPPLFFREALPVDSTGRQIFPRLQVVLLHGQAFTSKTWEELGTMTLLAVNGYQALAMDLPGYGKSPDSEALKTDQSRVDLLSRFMESLAVQAPVLLSPSMSGHYSIPFLVKNSAQLRGFIPIAPVGTRSVSPQQYQSIQTPTYIVYGALDTNLGAQSHHNLIQLPNHSVLKIEGARHACYMDKPREFHQGLIEFLSILK, translated from the exons ATGAATTTCTTGCGCAATCGTCTTGTTGTTCTGGGCCTGGTGATGCTGGCCACCCTGCTGCTGTATCTCCTACTGCCATCCATCCGCCAGGGCAACATGGAGCCTTCTCTTGAAGCTCAGAAGTTGGGGCTGATGgccacctccccccctccacttcCAAGCACCAACATAACTATCCGCACCGGACATCTACCTGGGGAACCGCCTCTGTTTTTCCGAGAGGCGTTGCCAGTCGACAGCACCGGACGGCAGATATTCCCACG GCTGCAGgtggtcctcctccatggccagGCTTTCACATCTAAAACCTGGGAAGAACTTGGTACGATGACCCTGCTGGCAGTTAACGGCTATCAGGCTCTCGCAATGGACCTGCCAG GGTATGGAAAATCACCCGACTCAGAAGCTCTGAAAACCGACCAGAGTCGTGTCGACCTGCTTTCACGGTTCATGGAGTCTCTGGCCGTCCAAGCACCGGTGCTCCTGAGCCCGTCCATGAGCGGACACTACTCCATTCCCTTTCTGGTGAAGAACAGTGCTCAGCTGCGAGGATTCATCCCTATCGCTCCGGTTGGGACCCGGAGCGTGTCCCCTCAGCAGTACCAAAGTATTCAG ACTCCCACTTACATCGTGTACGGAGCCCTGGACACAAACCTGGGCGCCCAGTCTCACCACAACCTCATACAGCTCCCGAACCACTCCGTGCTCAAGATAGAAGGAGCTCGTCACGCCTGCTACATGGACAAACCCAGAGAATTTCACCAAGGACTCATTGAGTTCCTCAGCATACTGAAGTGA
- the LOC115389132 gene encoding aminoacylase-1, giving the protein MLPDKDGPGIGGGQRSSPEGEDPSVSLFREYLRLKTVHPEPDYDAALRFLDRIAEELRLPMKKIEVCPGRVVSIMTWEGTKPTLKSILLNSHTDVVPVYQEHWKYDAFSAFKDAEGNIYARGTQDMKCVTIQYIQAIRRLMADGWKPIRTVHLMFVPDEEVGGHKGMETFVKHPEFQKLNIGFSLDEGLANPGDAFTVFYGERNPWWITVHCPGSPGHGSRFVENTAAEKLRHVINSFLDFREKEKHRLNTSECFTLGDVTTVNMTMVKGGVAYNVIPAEMDVSFDLRIPPTVNLPEFEAKIKEWCTEAGEDVTYEFAQKHMNQNITSTEESDPWWSAFSASCKAMNMTLEKEIFPAATDSRFIRAVGIPAIGFSPMNRTPILLHDHNEFLNEQVFLKGISVYEKLIPALVSVPAFPDEA; this is encoded by the exons ATGCTGCCGGACAAAGACGGTCCAGGTAtcggaggaggacagaggagctcTCCTGAAGGAGAGGACCCGTCTGTCAGTCTGTTCAGAGAGTACCTCCGCCTCAAGACCGTCCACCCGGAGCCCGACTACG ACGCCGCTCTTAGATTCCTGGACAGAATAGCGGAGGAGCTGAGGCTGCCAATGAAAAAGATCGAG gtcTGTCCAGGCAGAGTCGTGTCCATCATGACATGGGAAGGGACAAAGCCCACCCTTAAATCCATCCTACTCAATTCCCACACAGACGTAGTGCCTGTGTACCAG GAACATTGGAAATACGATGCTTTCAGTGCTTTCAAAGATGCAGAGGGCAACATTTATGCCCGGGGAACACAGGACATGAAATGTGTAACTATACA ATACATCCAAGCAATCAGGAGGCTGATGGCAGATGGATGGAAACCGATACGCACTGTGCATTTAATGTTTGTTCCCG ATGAGGAGGTTGGTGGTCATAAGGGGATGGAAACATTTGTGAAGCACCCAGAGTTCCAGAAATTGAACATTGGCTTTTCCCTCGATGAAG GTCTGGCCAATCCTGGCGATGccttcactgtgttttatgGGGAGAGGAACCCCTGGT ggattACAGTCCACTGCCCTGGCAGTCCTGGTCACGGCTCCAGATTTGTGGAGAATACAGCTGCTGAGAAGCTG CGGCATGTGATAAACTCCTTCCTGGActtcagagaaaaagagaaacacag GTTAAACACCAGCGAGTGTTTCACACTTGGCGACGTCACAACCGTGAATATGACCATGGTGAAAGGAGGCGTGGCCTACAACGTCATCCCTGCTGAAATGGATGTCAGCTTTGACCTGAGAATTCCTCCGACGGTGAACCTGCCG GAGtttgaagcaaaaataaaagagtGGTGCACAGAGGCGGGAGAGGATGTCACTTACGAATTTGCTCAG AAACACATGAATCAGAACATCACATCAACAGAAGAGAGTGATCCGTGGTGGAGTGCCTTCAGCGCTTCATGCAAAGCAAT GAACATGACTTTGGAAAAGGAGATTTTTCCAGCCGCCACAGATAGCCGCTTCATCCGAGCA GTGGGTATTCCTGCTATCGGCTTTTCTCCAATGAACCGGACTCCGATCCTGCTGCACGATCACAACGAGTTCCTGAACGAGCAAGTCTTCCTGAAAGGCATCAGCGTGTACGAGAAGCTCATCCCAGCTCTCGTCAGCGTTCCTGCCTTTCCCGACGAGGCTTAG